The following proteins are co-located in the Cetobacterium sp. ZOR0034 genome:
- a CDS encoding radical SAM protein, which yields MRISKKDALEWFSHLSSLSGDKTEVYKRFNPIIESTMRQIELAVNKKHADMKSEIGDLKDLKGRTFFVGDQQKFPKGCVSCLFGDGLGGIRKTHECNLLCKFCYYHDNIDNQEPIPDGMWEIGETLYYEEDIDLLLSIQKKPSGIAYVYLEPFLEIEKYYGIIKKLSDAGVYQHMYTNGSLCTRENLQKLGEAGLNELRFNLGAVKCSDKVIENMAIAKEYIPMVGIETPMTPEFYSEFLKKKEAILNTGIDFINCAELHFGEDNINNYVGERMYMARRGYISPLWSREITFKLMKAAVEENWPVVVHDCSNHTKYSRELNKNSKQGQPFGATTYMSEFDRFLPHLFLATLEDEDFKFLNEDELPENLKLENCIDEIDFLLIEEEDEMYDGFFDEEDEEDEE from the coding sequence ATGAGAATTTCAAAAAAAGATGCGTTAGAATGGTTTAGCCATTTATCATCTCTTTCAGGAGATAAAACAGAGGTATATAAAAGATTTAATCCGATTATAGAGTCAACTATGAGACAGATTGAGTTAGCAGTAAATAAAAAACATGCTGATATGAAATCTGAAATTGGAGATTTAAAAGATTTAAAAGGAAGAACATTCTTTGTAGGAGATCAGCAAAAGTTTCCAAAAGGTTGTGTTTCTTGCTTATTTGGTGACGGTCTAGGTGGAATAAGAAAAACTCATGAATGTAATTTACTTTGTAAGTTTTGTTACTACCATGATAATATCGATAATCAAGAGCCTATCCCTGATGGAATGTGGGAAATTGGAGAAACTCTTTACTATGAAGAGGATATAGACCTATTATTATCAATACAGAAAAAACCAAGTGGAATTGCATATGTTTATTTAGAACCATTCTTAGAAATTGAAAAATACTATGGAATTATTAAAAAACTTAGTGATGCTGGAGTATATCAACATATGTATACAAACGGATCTCTTTGCACAAGAGAAAACCTACAAAAATTAGGAGAAGCTGGATTAAATGAGTTAAGATTTAATTTAGGTGCTGTTAAGTGTAGTGACAAAGTTATTGAAAACATGGCTATTGCAAAAGAATATATTCCAATGGTAGGAATAGAAACTCCAATGACTCCAGAGTTTTATAGTGAGTTTCTAAAGAAAAAAGAAGCTATTTTAAATACAGGTATAGATTTTATAAATTGTGCTGAACTTCATTTTGGAGAGGACAATATAAATAACTATGTTGGAGAGAGAATGTATATGGCTAGAAGAGGATACATATCTCCACTTTGGTCTAGAGAGATTACATTTAAATTGATGAAAGCGGCTGTTGAAGAAAACTGGCCAGTTGTTGTTCACGATTGTTCAAATCATACAAAATACTCTAGAGAATTAAATAAAAATTCAAAACAAGGGCAACCTTTTGGTGCTACTACTTATATGAGTGAGTTTGATAGATTCTTACCTCACTTATTCTTAGCAACGTTAGAGGATGAAGATTTCAAATTCTTAAATGAAGATGAGTTACCTGAAAATTTAAAATTAGAAAACTGCATTGATGAAATAGATTTTCTTCTAATTGAAGAGGAAGATGAAATGTATGACGGTTTCTTTGACGAAGAAGATGAAGAGGACGAAGAGTAA
- a CDS encoding MurR/RpiR family transcriptional regulator produces the protein MGGTLIKLKEFQESFTKNEKRISNFLLENTDAIKVLNTYDLAIKCDVSQASVVRFAKKLGFKGFPEFKIALAGDLAMRNNEKEINIIYDEIQFEDNTEVLAKKVVYENIKSVEDTYKILNFEEIEKAAEAIEKANRIFILGAGFSGIIARDFQYKLWELGKNVIFETDQHIQLTNASTAGEGDVVFVISYSGQTLDIYQSILEFKDRGVKVITLTKFATNPIKDIGDISLSTIVEKSNLRSTSLSSRMAQLTVIDILYIKLIQMDRDTANRLIGDAVESVKKFKM, from the coding sequence ATGGGTGGTACACTTATAAAATTAAAAGAGTTTCAAGAAAGTTTTACAAAAAATGAGAAAAGAATATCAAATTTTTTATTAGAAAATACAGATGCAATAAAAGTTTTGAATACTTATGATTTAGCAATAAAATGTGATGTAAGTCAGGCTTCAGTTGTTAGATTTGCTAAGAAACTAGGATTTAAAGGATTTCCTGAATTTAAAATAGCTTTAGCTGGTGATTTAGCTATGAGAAACAACGAAAAAGAGATAAATATAATTTATGATGAAATTCAGTTTGAAGACAACACAGAGGTCCTAGCTAAGAAAGTAGTTTATGAAAATATTAAAAGTGTTGAAGATACATATAAAATTTTAAATTTTGAAGAGATTGAAAAGGCTGCTGAAGCTATTGAGAAAGCTAATAGAATATTTATTCTAGGAGCTGGATTTTCAGGAATTATTGCGAGAGATTTCCAATACAAGCTTTGGGAGTTAGGAAAAAATGTTATATTTGAAACTGATCAACATATTCAACTGACAAATGCATCAACAGCAGGAGAGGGAGATGTTGTATTTGTTATATCATATAGTGGGCAAACATTAGATATTTATCAAAGTATTTTAGAATTTAAAGATAGAGGAGTTAAGGTAATCACATTAACTAAATTTGCTACAAATCCAATAAAAGATATCGGAGACATTTCTCTTAGTACAATTGTAGAAAAAAGTAACTTAAGATCTACTTCACTTTCTTCTAGAATGGCTCAACTTACTGTTATTGATATTCTTTATATAAAATTGATTCAAATGGATAGAGATACAGCAAATAGGTTAATTGGTGATGCTGTTGAGAGTGTAAAAAAATTCAAAATGTAA
- a CDS encoding NAD(P)/FAD-dependent oxidoreductase: MKVVINNINVSIERDQNLELKKEIIKRGIKAENIERIEYSKRSIDSRKKTDIKFVYNIEVTLKSDVDVATLTNVNLAKEILEDVLTAKSGIERVAVIGAGPAGLFAALRLCELGIKPIIYERGEKVDDRDKTIDEFVKFSMLNPNSNIQFGEGGAGTYSDGKLNTRVKSGYMNKVFLELVENGAQEQILWDYKPHVGTDILKVVVKNLREKIIKMGGEFHFSTLIKDIIILDGVVKGLKLQNLKSSIVTEEIELFDHIVLGIGHSSRDTYRMLHSKGVFMENKPFAIGARIEHPRVDIDAMQYGKMASHPNLEAATYSLTYNNREEERGVFSFCMCPGGVIVNAASQEGGSLVNGMSYSTRDGRFSNSALVVGVKANEFGDELFSGMEYQDKLEKATYDEVGNYGALYQNTLDFLKGKKTNRKIESSYEMELKSYDLNNLFPKVIADNMKMAMGYWEKTQRNFISEHANLIGPETRTSAPVKITRNELGESINTKGLYPIGEGAGYAGGIISAAIDGFKIIDLAFATKE; encoded by the coding sequence GTGAAAGTTGTTATAAACAATATTAATGTTTCTATTGAGAGAGATCAAAACCTTGAACTGAAAAAAGAGATCATCAAAAGAGGTATTAAAGCAGAAAATATAGAGAGAATAGAATACTCAAAGAGATCAATAGATAGTAGGAAAAAAACGGATATAAAATTTGTTTACAATATAGAGGTAACACTAAAAAGTGATGTAGATGTAGCTACTTTAACAAATGTTAATCTAGCTAAAGAGATTTTAGAAGATGTTTTAACTGCAAAGTCAGGAATAGAAAGAGTTGCTGTTATTGGAGCAGGACCAGCTGGTCTATTTGCAGCTTTAAGACTATGTGAACTTGGAATTAAACCGATTATATATGAACGTGGAGAAAAAGTTGATGATAGAGATAAGACTATCGATGAATTTGTAAAGTTCAGTATGCTAAATCCAAACTCGAATATACAATTTGGAGAGGGAGGAGCTGGAACTTACTCGGATGGAAAGCTAAACACTAGAGTTAAAAGTGGATACATGAATAAAGTTTTCTTAGAGTTAGTAGAGAATGGAGCTCAAGAACAAATTCTTTGGGATTACAAACCACATGTAGGAACAGATATTTTAAAAGTAGTAGTAAAAAATCTGAGAGAGAAAATTATAAAAATGGGTGGAGAGTTTCACTTCAGTACTCTAATAAAAGATATTATTATTTTAGATGGAGTAGTAAAAGGATTAAAACTTCAAAACTTAAAGTCTTCAATTGTAACTGAAGAGATTGAACTGTTTGATCATATTGTTTTAGGAATTGGACACTCTTCAAGAGATACATATAGAATGTTACATTCTAAAGGTGTATTTATGGAAAATAAACCATTTGCTATAGGGGCTAGAATTGAACATCCAAGAGTTGATATAGATGCTATGCAATATGGGAAGATGGCATCTCATCCAAACTTAGAAGCCGCAACGTATAGCTTAACTTATAACAATAGAGAAGAGGAGAGAGGAGTATTCTCATTCTGTATGTGTCCAGGTGGAGTGATAGTTAATGCTGCATCGCAAGAGGGTGGAAGTTTAGTAAATGGAATGAGTTACTCTACAAGAGATGGCAGATTCTCTAATTCGGCTTTAGTTGTAGGAGTAAAAGCAAACGAATTCGGAGATGAGCTATTCTCAGGAATGGAATATCAAGATAAATTAGAAAAAGCAACATACGACGAGGTTGGAAACTATGGAGCTCTTTATCAAAATACATTGGATTTCTTAAAAGGAAAGAAAACAAATAGAAAAATAGAATCGAGTTATGAGATGGAACTTAAGAGTTACGATTTGAATAACCTATTCCCTAAAGTTATAGCTGATAATATGAAAATGGCTATGGGATATTGGGAAAAAACTCAAAGAAACTTTATAAGTGAACATGCAAACTTAATTGGTCCAGAAACAAGAACTTCTGCACCAGTAAAAATAACTAGAAATGAACTTGGAGAATCAATCAATACAAAAGGACTTTATCCAATAGGAGAGGGAGCTGGGTATGCAGGTGGAATAATCAGTGCCGCCATTGATGGGTTTAAGATTATAGATTTAGCATTTGCAACAAAAGAATAA
- a CDS encoding HD family hydrolase, with protein sequence MERIQKQMEFLFEIDKIKDVFRQSLVVEGKREENDAEHSWHMALVALTIKEYFIEEVDLEKSLKMILIHDLVEIYAGDTPAFGAQRADKREEELKAAVKIFSLLPEDQKEYFLNLWIEFEDCESNEAKFANVCDRYQGFMQNLTSDGHTWKKFNAPLEMVLKRAEVIKIYTPELYEKYMLPQLLSYKERGIIK encoded by the coding sequence ATGGAAAGAATACAAAAGCAGATGGAATTTTTATTTGAAATTGACAAAATAAAGGATGTTTTCAGACAATCTTTAGTTGTTGAAGGAAAAAGAGAGGAAAACGATGCAGAGCACAGCTGGCATATGGCCCTAGTAGCATTAACTATAAAAGAGTATTTTATAGAAGAGGTAGATTTAGAGAAATCATTAAAAATGATACTTATACATGACTTAGTTGAAATTTACGCAGGAGATACTCCCGCTTTTGGTGCTCAAAGAGCAGATAAGAGAGAAGAGGAACTGAAAGCCGCTGTAAAAATTTTCTCTCTCCTACCAGAAGATCAAAAAGAGTATTTCTTAAATTTATGGATAGAATTTGAAGATTGTGAGAGCAATGAAGCTAAATTTGCAAATGTGTGTGATAGATATCAAGGGTTTATGCAAAATTTAACTTCAGATGGTCATACTTGGAAAAAATTTAATGCTCCGTTAGAGATGGTTTTAAAAAGAGCTGAAGTTATAAAAATATATACTCCAGAACTGTATGAAAAATATATGTTACCTCAACTTTTATCATATAAGGAGAGAGGAATAATCAAATAA
- a CDS encoding epoxyqueuosine reductase QueH codes for MKTNYELEMQKELDKIGINSGKKLLIHSCCAPCSCAILEYLKTYVDIDIYFYNPNITEKEEYITRLEEQYTFNDVMEFGMTIIEGEYSPGKDFIEKIKGFEKEKEGGARCHKCYRLRMEATAKKAKELGYEYFTTVLSISPMKNSQWINEIGIELEKEYGVKFLKGDFKKKSRYLRSVTLSKEHELYRQDYCGCIYSKLERIEKEREKEKIDG; via the coding sequence ATGAAAACAAACTATGAATTAGAGATGCAAAAAGAACTTGATAAGATTGGTATTAATAGTGGGAAAAAATTATTGATACATTCTTGTTGTGCACCGTGTAGCTGTGCAATACTTGAGTATTTAAAAACATATGTAGATATTGATATATATTTTTATAATCCTAATATTACTGAAAAAGAGGAATATATAACAAGATTAGAAGAGCAATATACTTTTAATGATGTTATGGAATTTGGAATGACTATTATAGAAGGAGAGTATAGTCCTGGAAAAGATTTTATAGAAAAAATAAAAGGCTTTGAAAAAGAGAAGGAGGGAGGTGCTAGATGCCATAAGTGCTATAGATTAAGAATGGAAGCTACAGCTAAAAAAGCAAAAGAGCTGGGATACGAATATTTTACAACTGTATTAAGTATCAGTCCTATGAAAAATTCTCAATGGATCAATGAGATAGGGATTGAACTTGAAAAAGAGTATGGTGTTAAATTTTTAAAAGGCGATTTTAAGAAAAAAAGTAGATACTTAAGAAGTGTTACACTTTCTAAAGAACACGAACTATATAGACAAGATTATTGTGGATGTATCTATTCTAAATTAGAAAGAATTGAAAAAGAGAGAGAAAAGGAAAAGATAGATGGTTAA
- the nagA gene encoding N-acetylglucosamine-6-phosphate deacetylase: MKAIINGELFIGNKFYTGKALVLDGERIVDILSEDELKTVYGEIEVIDAEKGYVTPGFIDLQLNGCGGVLFNDDISLKTLEIMHKTNLRYGCTSFTPTLITTGDENIEKALELVQSIENKGKYGILGLHIEGPYISKDKKGIHNPKFIRKADEAMIDKIVAAGKENVKIITLAPENTEKGIISKLNLAGIHVAVGHSNATYEEVKEKEGFGITLATHLYNAMTSFNHREPGVVGAIFDSDIKAGVIADGFHCHYSAIKSAIKIMGERLFLVTDAAAPVGTDMEYFYFEGNKVYYKDGKCFGEDGTLGGSALTMDAGVRNLVKFCDITLEEAIRMATLYPAKAINIDNEYGKISPGYFADIVILDKHLKLKKVIAKGELV; this comes from the coding sequence ATGAAAGCTATAATAAATGGAGAGTTATTTATAGGAAATAAATTCTATACTGGAAAAGCTTTAGTTCTTGATGGAGAGAGAATAGTAGATATACTGTCTGAAGATGAATTGAAAACTGTGTATGGAGAAATAGAAGTTATTGATGCAGAAAAAGGATATGTAACTCCTGGATTTATAGATTTACAGCTTAATGGTTGTGGAGGAGTTCTTTTCAACGATGATATAAGTTTAAAAACTTTAGAAATTATGCATAAAACAAATTTAAGATACGGATGTACGTCATTTACTCCAACGTTAATTACAACTGGAGATGAAAATATAGAAAAAGCTTTAGAATTAGTTCAAAGTATTGAGAATAAAGGTAAGTATGGAATTTTAGGGTTACATATAGAAGGACCTTATATCTCTAAAGATAAAAAAGGGATTCATAATCCTAAATTTATAAGAAAAGCTGATGAAGCTATGATAGATAAAATTGTTGCTGCTGGAAAAGAAAATGTAAAAATAATTACATTAGCACCAGAAAATACAGAAAAAGGAATCATTTCGAAACTTAATTTAGCAGGTATTCATGTAGCAGTTGGGCATTCTAACGCTACTTATGAAGAAGTGAAAGAAAAAGAAGGTTTCGGAATAACACTTGCAACTCACTTATATAATGCTATGACTTCTTTTAATCATAGAGAGCCTGGAGTTGTAGGAGCTATATTTGATAGTGATATAAAAGCAGGAGTTATTGCTGATGGTTTCCATTGTCATTATTCAGCTATAAAATCAGCTATAAAAATTATGGGTGAAAGATTGTTCTTAGTTACTGATGCTGCTGCACCAGTAGGAACAGATATGGAATATTTCTACTTCGAAGGAAATAAGGTTTACTATAAAGATGGTAAATGTTTTGGAGAGGATGGAACTTTAGGTGGCTCAGCTTTAACTATGGATGCTGGAGTTAGAAATCTAGTTAAATTCTGTGACATAACTTTAGAAGAGGCTATAAGAATGGCAACTCTTTATCCAGCTAAAGCAATTAATATAGATAATGAATATGGAAAAATATCACCTGGATATTTTGCAGATATCGTAATTTTAGATAAACATTTAAAATTGAAAAAAGTTATAGCAAAAGGTGAACTAGTATAG
- a CDS encoding DJ-1 family glyoxalase III: MNKKIFVMLANGFELIEAMAPIDILRRAGLNVVTVSTLENSLEVESAQKVKVLADTNIENINSGEGVMVVIPGGFPGFVNLRTDEKVVEIVKEYLNDNRYVGAICGGPTILGINDLVGDYKFTCHTSVKDDMKSSNYMEGDAIIDRNLITSPGAGKSLEFGFALASIFVDEEAILKVKKGMELA, from the coding sequence ATGAATAAAAAAATTTTTGTTATGTTAGCTAATGGATTTGAACTTATTGAAGCGATGGCACCAATAGACATTTTAAGAAGAGCTGGATTAAATGTTGTAACTGTATCTACTTTAGAAAACTCTTTAGAAGTTGAATCAGCTCAAAAAGTTAAAGTTTTAGCTGATACTAATATTGAAAATATAAATTCAGGAGAGGGAGTTATGGTTGTTATTCCTGGTGGATTCCCTGGATTTGTTAATCTTAGAACAGATGAAAAAGTTGTTGAAATTGTAAAAGAATATTTAAATGATAATAGATACGTAGGTGCTATATGTGGAGGACCTACAATTTTAGGTATAAACGACTTAGTTGGAGATTATAAATTCACTTGTCACACTTCTGTAAAAGATGATATGAAGAGTTCTAATTATATGGAGGGGGATGCTATTATTGACAGAAATTTAATCACATCTCCAGGAGCTGGAAAATCTCTTGAATTTGGATTTGCTTTAGCTAGTATTTTTGTAGATGAAGAAGCAATATTAAAAGTAAAAAAAGGTATGGAGTTAGCATAA
- a CDS encoding TIGR01212 family radical SAM protein (This family includes YhcC from E. coli K-12, an uncharacterized radical SAM protein.) — MVKYNNRRFYSLNDYFKETFKEKIFKVSLDGGFTCPNRDGKVAYGGCVFCSDAGSGDFAGSRKKTITEQIDEQLEFLQDKIKDKKVIAYFQNFTNTYGDVKHLREMYYEALNHPKVLGLAIGTRPDCIDDDILQLLDEINQKYFFWLELGLQTVDDKVAKLINRGYDLPVYLDTAKRLKEKNIKFVTHMIIGLPNEERENILKTAKCIVDSGAWGIKIHSLHIIKGTRLEKLYNEIKFKVFSLEEYVEMVVTILESLPENMVVHRITGDGKKEEVIEPQWSLNKRKVLNEIEKELKKRENIKMEDE; from the coding sequence ATGGTTAAGTATAATAATAGAAGGTTCTATTCACTCAATGATTATTTCAAAGAAACATTCAAAGAGAAAATTTTTAAAGTTTCTTTAGACGGTGGATTCACTTGTCCTAATAGAGATGGTAAAGTTGCTTATGGAGGATGTGTATTTTGTAGTGATGCTGGAAGTGGTGATTTTGCAGGAAGTAGAAAAAAAACTATAACAGAGCAAATAGATGAACAATTAGAATTTCTTCAAGATAAAATAAAGGATAAGAAAGTAATTGCTTATTTTCAAAATTTTACAAATACATATGGTGATGTAAAACATTTAAGAGAGATGTACTATGAGGCATTGAACCATCCTAAAGTTTTAGGATTAGCTATAGGAACTAGACCTGATTGTATTGATGATGATATTTTACAACTTTTAGATGAAATTAATCAAAAATATTTCTTTTGGTTAGAATTAGGATTACAAACTGTGGATGATAAAGTAGCTAAACTTATAAATAGAGGTTATGATTTACCTGTTTATTTAGATACCGCAAAAAGATTAAAAGAAAAAAACATAAAGTTTGTAACACATATGATTATTGGTCTACCTAACGAGGAGAGAGAGAATATTCTAAAAACTGCCAAGTGTATTGTTGATTCTGGTGCTTGGGGAATAAAGATTCATTCTCTTCATATTATAAAAGGAACAAGATTAGAAAAGCTTTATAATGAGATTAAATTTAAAGTTTTTTCTTTGGAAGAGTATGTAGAGATGGTTGTAACAATTTTAGAATCACTTCCAGAAAATATGGTTGTACATAGAATAACTGGCGATGGAAAAAAGGAGGAGGTTATAGAACCTCAGTGGAGCTTAAATAAACGTAAAGTTTTAAATGAAATAGAAAAAGAACTTAAAAAAAGAGAAAATATAAAAATGGAGGATGAATAA
- the nagB gene encoding glucosamine-6-phosphate deaminase, with protein sequence MRVIITEKNIGDWAAVYVAKKILAAKPTAEKPFVLGLPTGGTPLEMYRRLIQFCKDGIISFENIITFNMDEYVGLSPANDQSYHYYMYENFFKHIDIKQENINILNGLATDYKQECEDYEAKIKSVGGIDLFLGGIGPDGHIAFNEPGSSLSSRTRDKELTMDTIIANARFFGGDVDRVPKLSLTVGVGTILDAKEVLIMVNGHGKARALHHAVEQGVNHMWTISALQLHPKGIIVSDEAACTELKVGTYRYFKDIEKANLDTDLLIEELYKSCGK encoded by the coding sequence ATGAGAGTAATTATAACAGAAAAAAATATTGGGGATTGGGCAGCTGTATATGTTGCAAAAAAAATATTAGCTGCAAAGCCAACAGCTGAAAAACCATTCGTATTAGGATTACCTACTGGAGGAACACCTCTAGAAATGTATAGAAGATTAATTCAATTCTGTAAGGATGGAATAATATCTTTTGAAAACATTATTACATTTAATATGGATGAGTATGTTGGATTATCTCCAGCTAATGATCAAAGTTACCATTACTATATGTATGAGAATTTCTTTAAACATATAGATATAAAACAAGAAAATATAAATATACTTAATGGTTTAGCAACTGATTACAAACAAGAGTGTGAAGATTATGAAGCAAAAATAAAATCAGTTGGAGGAATCGATTTATTCTTAGGAGGAATCGGACCTGATGGACATATTGCTTTCAATGAGCCTGGATCATCTTTAAGCTCAAGAACTAGAGACAAAGAGTTAACTATGGATACGATTATAGCTAACGCTAGATTCTTTGGAGGAGATGTAGATAGAGTACCAAAACTTTCATTGACAGTAGGAGTTGGAACAATTCTTGATGCAAAAGAAGTTTTAATAATGGTAAATGGACATGGAAAAGCAAGAGCTTTACATCATGCAGTTGAACAAGGTGTAAATCATATGTGGACTATCAGTGCTCTTCAGTTACATCCAAAAGGAATTATTGTTTCTGACGAAGCTGCTTGTACAGAGTTAAAAGTTGGAACTTATAGATACTTTAAAGATATTGAAAAAGCTAACTTAGATACAGATTTATTAATTGAAGAATTATATAAAAGCTGTGGAAAGTAA
- a CDS encoding HU family DNA-binding protein — protein sequence MTKKEFIELFAKTGEYTKKDAEKAVKLFLDLVEQKLVEGEPVSFIGWGKFEVVTRAARHVRNPQTGKKMKLKEKKVVKFRVGKTLEEKIG from the coding sequence ATGACTAAAAAAGAGTTTATCGAATTATTTGCAAAAACAGGTGAATACACTAAAAAAGATGCAGAGAAAGCAGTTAAGTTATTTTTAGATTTAGTTGAACAAAAGCTAGTTGAAGGTGAACCAGTATCATTTATCGGATGGGGAAAATTTGAAGTAGTTACTAGAGCAGCCAGACACGTAAGAAACCCACAAACAGGTAAGAAAATGAAATTAAAAGAGAAAAAAGTTGTTAAATTTAGAGTTGGTAAAACTTTAGAGGAAAAAATAGGATAA